Genomic segment of Yoonia sp. R2331:
GGGGCAAAACGGGTGGTGGTCATGGGGTCTCTCCAAAGTTGCCCCCATGTGTCACGCAGCCTCTCAAATGTCTAGGAGGGGTGGACCGGCCAGCGTTTCCCCAGGTCATCCAATCCCGCGCGAATGATCTCTTCCAGCACATCCATATCGTTGTTCTTCAACGGCCCCAGATACAAACACGATTTGCCGATCCGGTGTTTTCCGACCCGCGCCAGCATATCGCCCAGCTCCTGATATCCGGGCATGATGTACATCACCATATTGGCCTTGCGCGGGCTGAATCCCGTGGCCAGCATCGACCCTGACCGACCACTTTCATAAGTGTAATCATAGCTGCCATAGCCAATCAGCGACGGCCCCCACATCTTGGGGGTCCAGCCGGTCACCCGTCGGAAAAGTGCATCCAGAACGATGGCATCCTCCCGGCGCGTCTTGTGATCGACCTGCGCTATGAATTCCTCGACCGACGCTTGGGTTGCCTTGGTCTTGTTTTCTGCCATCCCAGAATCCTCCTCACCGCCACCCTATCACAAGGCTCCGGGCGGGCGGGGCACTTTTGCGCTTGCGCAAACAGGTCCGACCGACCGGCTAGCTGCCATCGCGCCAGCGGTTCACAATCGGATAGCGCCGATCCAGCCAGAACGCCCGCTTACTCAAACGCGGGCCGGGGGCCGACTGGAACCGCTTGTATTCGCTGATGTAAATCAGATGCTCCACCCGTTTGACCGTCTCGCGGTCATATCCTTTGGCGACGCAATCCGCGACGCTGGCCTCATCATCCACCAGCATCTCCAGAATGCCATCCAGCACGTCATAAGGCGGTAGGCTGTCCTCGTCCTTCTGATCAGGTCGCAATTCCGCACTGGGCGGCTTTTCGATGATCGCCACCGGAATCACCTCGCCTGCCGGGGCCTTCATCCAGGGCCGGTGATTGGCATTGCGCCAGCGGCAGGCCGCAAAAACCCGCGTTTTGTACATGTCCTTGATCGGGTTATAGCCGCCCGCCATATCGCCATAGATCGTGGCATACCCCACTGCGACCTCTGACTTGTTGCCGGTGGTCAGCAGCATCTCGCCAAACTTGTTGGACTGCGCCATCAACAACAACCCCCTGATCCGGCTTTGGATGTTTTCCTCGGTCAGGTCTTCATCGCGGCCTTCAAACAGGCCCGCCAGTGTATCTGTCACCGCATCCCGCGTCGCCTTGATCGGCACCGTGTCATAGTGACAGCCCAGCGCCTCTGCGCAGGCCGCCGCATCGTCTAGCGATCCTTGCGAAGTGTATTCAGACGGCAGCATCAAACAGCGCACATTTTCGGGGCCCAACGCATCGGCGGCAATGGCCGCAACAATCGCAGAATCAATCCCGCCCGACAGGCCCAGCAGCACCTTTTTGAACCCGGTTTTCGCCATGTAATCGCGCAGGCTGCCAACCATCACATGGTAATCACGCTCAATCTCGTCCGGCAGATCGGACTTCGCGCCCTCGACGGCTTCCCAGCCGTCATCGGCGCGCCGGAAGTCAACATGCACCACAGCCTCTTCCATGAAAGGCAACATCACCGCCAGCTTACCGCCCCGGTTCAGCACAAAGGACCGGCCGTCAAACATCTGGTCGTCCTGCCCGCCCACCATGTTCAGGTAGACCAGCGGCACATCGTTCTCGACCACGCGGGACACCATTTCGTTCATCCGGATCGGGAACTTACCCCGAAAATAGGGTGATCCATTGGGCACCATCAGCACCTCAGCCCCGCTTTCCACCATCGCCTCGCAGACATCCGGGTACCAGGCGTCCTCGCAGATCGGGCAACCAAGGCGCGGGGCTTCGTTTGTGGGGGCAAAGGGGCTCTTGATCTCGCCGCGGTTAAACAGGCGCACCTCATCGAAGACATTGAAATTGGGCAGGAAATGCTTGTCAAACCGGGTGCGCACAGCACCTCCCTCCAGCACGAAATAGCAATTGTGCAGCCGGTCGCCGTCCAGAAAAGGCGCGCCGATCGCCAGCAATGGTCCATCTGCGCAGTCCTGCGCCAGCGCCTGCAAATGCGTCCAGACATCGGCCAGAAACGCAGGCCGGCGCACCAGATCCTGCGTCTGATATCCGGTCACGAACATCTCTGGCAGGGCCACCATATCCGCGCCCGCCGCCTTGCCCTCGGCCCAGGCCGCGCGGGCCTTGGCGCAGTTCCCGGCAAGATCGCCCACCGTGGGGTTCAACTGGGCCATCGTCAGGCGAAATTGATCACGCATCGTCACATTCCTCTTACACCTGCCATGATCTAGCAGATCGACCGGCAAGGGAAAGCCAATTGCCCCTTCCGCCCCGTTGTCACCCTGCCCCACATCTCCTAGTCTGCGGGTCGAGCGGAACGGGAGACACGCAAAATGCGGCTTGCACTGGCACTGGCCCTTGGATTGGCGACACCCGCCATCGGGCAAACCATTGAAACCAAGCAATACGACGACGGCGGCGTCTATGAGGGCGCGTTCCTGAACGGCAAACAGCACGGCCAAGGCACCTACCGCTTGCCCAATGGCTATGAATACACCGGTGAATGGGTCGCCGGAGAGATCAAGGGCATGGGCACCGCCACCTTCCCCAACGGCTCGATCTACGAAGGGTCTTTTGATGCGGGCAAACCCGATGGCACCGGCAAGATCACCTTTGCCGACGGCGGCACCTACGAAGGCGACTGGGCCGCAGGCCAGATCACCGGACGCGGCATCGCTAACTATGCCAATGGCGTCACTTACGAGGGCGAGTTTCGCAACGCCATGCACCACGGCACCGGCACCATGCGCAGCCCTGGCGGCTACGAATACGCCGGCCCCTGGATCAATGGCGTCAAAGAAGGCACCGGCCGCATTACCTACCCCGATGGCTCGGTTTATGAAGGCGAGCTTGTGGCGGGCGAACGCGCC
This window contains:
- a CDS encoding DUF1801 domain-containing protein; the encoded protein is MAENKTKATQASVEEFIAQVDHKTRREDAIVLDALFRRVTGWTPKMWGPSLIGYGSYDYTYESGRSGSMLATGFSPRKANMVMYIMPGYQELGDMLARVGKHRIGKSCLYLGPLKNNDMDVLEEIIRAGLDDLGKRWPVHPS
- a CDS encoding NAD+ synthase, encoding MRDQFRLTMAQLNPTVGDLAGNCAKARAAWAEGKAAGADMVALPEMFVTGYQTQDLVRRPAFLADVWTHLQALAQDCADGPLLAIGAPFLDGDRLHNCYFVLEGGAVRTRFDKHFLPNFNVFDEVRLFNRGEIKSPFAPTNEAPRLGCPICEDAWYPDVCEAMVESGAEVLMVPNGSPYFRGKFPIRMNEMVSRVVENDVPLVYLNMVGGQDDQMFDGRSFVLNRGGKLAVMLPFMEEAVVHVDFRRADDGWEAVEGAKSDLPDEIERDYHVMVGSLRDYMAKTGFKKVLLGLSGGIDSAIVAAIAADALGPENVRCLMLPSEYTSQGSLDDAAACAEALGCHYDTVPIKATRDAVTDTLAGLFEGRDEDLTEENIQSRIRGLLLMAQSNKFGEMLLTTGNKSEVAVGYATIYGDMAGGYNPIKDMYKTRVFAACRWRNANHRPWMKAPAGEVIPVAIIEKPPSAELRPDQKDEDSLPPYDVLDGILEMLVDDEASVADCVAKGYDRETVKRVEHLIYISEYKRFQSAPGPRLSKRAFWLDRRYPIVNRWRDGS